The DNA sequence GTCACAGGCGACCTTGCTGGAACCACAATAGTCGCCAAAAGCGAAGGTCTGATCGATTGGGAAAAGTGGAAGTAGGGGTTAAGGGGGCGTATAATATAACCAAATTAGAAATGATTATAAAATTTACAAATTACTATATAATTAGTTCATTTTATAGATAATCAGGAGGCATGTAAAATGTCCGAAGTAAGAGTGGAAATGGAAATGGCAAAAAGAAGGGCAGCGATAAGGCCTATAAGCGAGCGCATTGCGAAGCTCAGGGAAGAAAGCGTCAGCGCTCCTGTAAAGATATCAAGCGAACGGGCCAGGCTTGTTACCGAGTTTTACAAAAGCGGTCAAGCTGACGGCAAGTCCGAACCCGTTAGACGCGCCCTAGCCTTCAAGTATCTGATGGAGCGAGTAAGCCTTCCCGTGGAAGACGGGCAGCTCATAGTAGGCCTTCGTGGCACAGGACCTCAGGAGGTGCCGACATACCCAGAGATATGTACCCACGACCTCGAGGATCTGGAAGTTTTGGACACAAGGGAAAACATGCCCTACAGGGTCGACGAGGATACAAAAAAGATATATGAGGAGGAGATCATACCTTTTTGGAAGGGCAAGACGACCAGAGAGATAATCTTTAGCAGCCTCCCCAAGGAATGGATCGAAGCTTACGAGGCTGGCATATGGACCGAGTTCATGGAACAGAGGGCGCCCGGTCACAGCGCCGGCGGAGAAAAGATATTCACGTCGGGCGTCTTGGACATAAAAGAAGATATAAAAAGACAGATGAACGCACTAAACCCAGCAGACCCAGCTTACTACGATAAAATGGAAGAGCTAAAGGCCATGGACATCGCAGCTGACGCCATATTGATCTATGCTAAAAGGTATGCCGAAAGACTACGAGAGTTGGCCAAATTAGAAAGAGACGCCAAAAGAAAGGCCGAGCTTGAGAAGATGGCCCAAATTTGCGATCACGTGCCTGCCCATGCGCCAAGGACCTTTTGGGAGGCCTTGCAGCATTATTGGTTCGTCCATGTGGGCATAGTGTACGAGACAAATCCCTGGGATTCCTTCAACCCCGGAAGGCTGGATCAGCACCTATATCCCTTTTATGAGAGGGAAGTTGCCGATGGGACGCTTACCAGGGATCAGGCAAAGGAGCTGCTCGAGGCATTCTGGATAAAGATCAACAATCAGCCGGCAGTGCCAAAGGTGCGCGTCACGGCAGAGGAAAGCTTTACCTATAACGACTTCACGAAGATAAACATAGGAGGTCTTAAAGAGGACGGCTCCGACGGCGTCAACGAAGTTTCCTATTTATTGCTTGAAGTTTTAGACGAGATGAGGACGTTGCAGCCAAATACCGCTGTCCAGGTGAGCGTCAGAAATCCGGAACGTTTCGTCACAAAGGCGCTAAAGGTGGTGGGGCCTGGATTTGGCGAACCTCCATTTTTCAACTTCGATGGCGTCATCGTTAAGATGTTAAGGCAGGGCAAATCCTTGGAGGATGCCCGCACAGCAGGCGTAAGCGGATGCGTGGAGACCGGAGCCTTCGGAAAGGAATCGTACATTTTAACCGGATACTTCAACTTGCCCAAAATACTTGAGATCACCCTAAACGACGGCATCGATCCCCGAACGGGCAAAAGGCTGGGCTTAAGCACTGGAGATCCCCGAAACTTTAAGACCTTTGATGATCTGTGGGATGCCTTCATGAAGCAGGTTAAGTATTTTATGGACATCAAGATGAAGGGAAATGACATCATAGAGTCCATATTTGCCAAGCATTTTCCCGTTCCCTTCATGTCCCTTTGGATCTGCGATTGCGTGGAAAAGGCAAAGGACTACAACTGCGGCGGCACACGCTACAATACCCAGTACCTCCAGGTGGTGGGCCTCGGCACCATTGCTTATAGCCTGACCTCTGTCAAATATCACGTCTTCGACAAAGGGGCTGTGCAGATGGGCGAACTGCTCGACGCCTTGAAGTCCGACTTTGCCGGCAGATACGAGATGTTGCGACAGGTCATATTGAACAAAACTCCCAAATACGGCGAAGATGACGATTATGCCGACAAGATAGCCAAAGACCTGGTGGACCAGGTCGTCAGCATGATCGAAAGCTATCCTCCCTCGCCCATGAGGAGGGCGTCAAAGAGGGCGTACTTTCTGCCTACCACTGCTCACGTCTATTTTGGCAAAGTCACAGGCGCTACCCCTGACGGCAGAAAGGCAGGCTTCCCGGTGTCTGAAGGCATATCGCCCGTACAGGGAAGCGACAGGAAGGGCATTGCAGCCGTTTTCAGGTCCGTCTCAAAATGCGATTGGGATAAGACAGGCGGTGCCTTGCTGAACCAACGGCTTAGCCCCGATCTGCTCG is a window from the Acetomicrobium flavidum genome containing:
- the hypD gene encoding trans-4-hydroxy-L-proline dehydratase produces the protein MSEVRVEMEMAKRRAAIRPISERIAKLREESVSAPVKISSERARLVTEFYKSGQADGKSEPVRRALAFKYLMERVSLPVEDGQLIVGLRGTGPQEVPTYPEICTHDLEDLEVLDTRENMPYRVDEDTKKIYEEEIIPFWKGKTTREIIFSSLPKEWIEAYEAGIWTEFMEQRAPGHSAGGEKIFTSGVLDIKEDIKRQMNALNPADPAYYDKMEELKAMDIAADAILIYAKRYAERLRELAKLERDAKRKAELEKMAQICDHVPAHAPRTFWEALQHYWFVHVGIVYETNPWDSFNPGRLDQHLYPFYEREVADGTLTRDQAKELLEAFWIKINNQPAVPKVRVTAEESFTYNDFTKINIGGLKEDGSDGVNEVSYLLLEVLDEMRTLQPNTAVQVSVRNPERFVTKALKVVGPGFGEPPFFNFDGVIVKMLRQGKSLEDARTAGVSGCVETGAFGKESYILTGYFNLPKILEITLNDGIDPRTGKRLGLSTGDPRNFKTFDDLWDAFMKQVKYFMDIKMKGNDIIESIFAKHFPVPFMSLWICDCVEKAKDYNCGGTRYNTQYLQVVGLGTIAYSLTSVKYHVFDKGAVQMGELLDALKSDFAGRYEMLRQVILNKTPKYGEDDDYADKIAKDLVDQVVSMIESYPPSPMRRASKRAYFLPTTAHVYFGKVTGATPDGRKAGFPVSEGISPVQGSDRKGIAAVFRSVSKCDWDKTGGALLNQRLSPDLLEGEENVKKLAQLIRTFFMMGGHHVQFNVVSTELLKEAQRRPKDFQDLMVRVAGYSDYFVNLPKGLQEEIIARTEYEQV